One Planctomycetia bacterium DNA segment encodes these proteins:
- a CDS encoding alpha-amylase family glycosyl hydrolase, which yields MASAITATRQQGMGALPFEQGVAFRVWAPHAEAVFVMGDFNAFDEQRHPLVKEDNGVWYGEVAEAKVGDEYRYLIVNGEQRLSRIDPYAREVTNSVGNSIVHDPSFDWQGDAFKLPPWNELVIYEMHIGTFRDEEGGTPGTFAHAIEGLAHLKKLGVNVLEIMPAAEFAGDFSWGYNPAHIFAVEQAYGGPLAFKEFIREAHKQGFGVILDVVYNHFGPSDLDIWQFDGWSENDGGGIYFYNDWRSETPWGNTRPDYGRGEVRQFIRDNAMMWLEDYHVDGLRYDMTLYVRTVRGEGTELPEGWGLAQWINEEIAQKYPGKITIAEDLQNNAWLTKDVGAGGAGFGAQWCAEFVHPIRATVIETDDENRSLHDVYAALTFAYNGDPFERVIYSESHDEVANGKARVPSEIAPDDPTNFFAQKRSTLAAGLVFTCPGIPMLFQGQEFLQGGWFQDTVPLDWDLTDDYCGVVRLYRDLIRLRLNRAGLTRGLCGRNIQTFHLNEPDNMLAFHRWNEHGAGDDVVVVVNLSNTQHEGYKIGFPCTGEWKLRLNSDWQGYSNDFTNHASDDVAAQEDDYDGLQASGEISIGPYTMLIYSQDVQP from the coding sequence ATGGCTTCGGCGATTACCGCGACGCGACAACAAGGGATGGGCGCGCTACCGTTTGAACAGGGCGTGGCGTTTCGCGTCTGGGCGCCGCACGCCGAGGCGGTCTTTGTCATGGGCGACTTCAACGCCTTTGACGAACAACGGCATCCGCTCGTGAAAGAAGACAACGGCGTCTGGTACGGCGAAGTCGCGGAAGCCAAGGTCGGCGACGAATACCGGTACTTGATTGTCAACGGCGAGCAACGGCTCTCGCGTATCGATCCGTATGCTCGCGAGGTCACCAACTCCGTCGGCAACAGCATCGTGCATGATCCGTCGTTCGACTGGCAGGGGGACGCGTTCAAGCTCCCGCCGTGGAATGAGCTGGTCATCTACGAAATGCACATCGGCACCTTCCGCGATGAGGAAGGCGGCACGCCGGGCACGTTCGCGCATGCGATCGAGGGCCTTGCGCATTTGAAGAAGCTCGGCGTGAACGTGCTGGAGATCATGCCGGCCGCGGAGTTCGCGGGTGATTTCTCGTGGGGCTATAACCCGGCGCATATCTTCGCAGTCGAACAGGCTTACGGCGGTCCGCTGGCGTTCAAGGAGTTCATCCGCGAAGCACATAAACAAGGTTTCGGCGTAATCCTCGACGTAGTCTACAACCACTTCGGCCCCAGCGACCTCGATATCTGGCAGTTCGACGGCTGGAGCGAGAACGACGGCGGCGGCATTTATTTCTACAACGATTGGCGCAGCGAAACTCCCTGGGGCAACACGCGGCCCGACTACGGGCGCGGCGAAGTGCGACAATTCATTCGCGATAACGCGATGATGTGGCTGGAGGATTATCACGTCGACGGACTGCGTTACGATATGACGCTCTATGTCCGTACCGTGCGCGGCGAAGGGACCGAACTGCCGGAAGGCTGGGGACTCGCGCAGTGGATCAATGAGGAGATCGCTCAGAAGTATCCAGGCAAGATCACGATCGCCGAGGACTTGCAAAACAACGCCTGGCTCACGAAGGACGTCGGCGCCGGCGGCGCAGGCTTCGGCGCGCAGTGGTGCGCGGAGTTCGTGCATCCGATTCGCGCCACGGTGATCGAAACGGACGACGAGAATCGTTCGCTGCACGACGTCTACGCGGCGCTGACGTTTGCCTACAACGGCGATCCGTTCGAGCGCGTGATCTACAGCGAGTCGCACGACGAGGTCGCCAATGGCAAGGCCCGGGTGCCGTCGGAGATTGCGCCGGACGACCCGACAAATTTTTTTGCCCAGAAACGCTCCACGCTGGCGGCTGGGCTGGTCTTCACCTGCCCCGGCATTCCCATGCTCTTCCAAGGCCAGGAATTCCTGCAGGGCGGTTGGTTCCAGGACACGGTGCCGCTCGATTGGGACCTGACCGACGACTACTGCGGCGTGGTGCGCCTTTACCGCGACCTGATTCGCCTCCGTCTCAACCGCGCCGGCCTCACGCGCGGGCTGTGCGGGCGGAACATTCAGACGTTCCACCTCAACGAACCGGACAACATGCTCGCCTTCCATCGCTGGAACGAGCATGGCGCCGGTGATGATGTGGTCGTCGTCGTGAATCTCTCCAACACGCAGCACGAAGGCTACAAGATTGGCTTCCCCTGCACTGGCGAATGGAAACTGCGCCTGAACTCTGACTGGCAAGGCTACAGCAACGATTTCACCAACCACGCCAGCGACGACGTCGCCGCGCAAGAGGACGACTACGACGGCCTCCAAGCCAGCGGCGAAATCAGCATCGGGCCGTATACGATGCTGATCTATTCGCAGGATGTGCAGCCATGA
- a CDS encoding DUF1559 domain-containing protein — translation MDSNPYESPASANEAAIRSGSSGKRLFFTMLALLGGMGLLVLLMLPALRIAPEAGRRAHCTNNMKQITLGWLNYQSRYQAFPPAYTVDENGKPLHSWRTLLLPYIEQTPLYERIDLTKPWNDPANANVFETPVAVYTCPTSRLVRGYTTYLAVVGQDVCLLPTESRKLSDITDDHAKTLMVIEVDKEHSVPWMAPTDADEKMILSLMSSDSFPHPGGMNAVFVDGHGAFLQTDTEAKNLRAMISIAGHDDDETFEED, via the coding sequence ATGGACAGCAATCCGTATGAAAGCCCGGCGTCGGCGAACGAAGCGGCGATTCGCAGCGGAAGCTCGGGAAAACGGCTGTTCTTCACGATGCTCGCCTTGCTGGGCGGCATGGGCCTGCTTGTCCTATTGATGTTGCCGGCGCTGCGCATCGCGCCGGAAGCTGGCCGGCGCGCACACTGCACCAACAACATGAAGCAAATCACGCTTGGCTGGCTGAATTATCAGTCCCGCTACCAGGCATTCCCTCCCGCCTATACGGTCGATGAAAACGGGAAGCCATTGCATAGTTGGAGGACGTTGCTTCTGCCGTATATTGAGCAGACGCCCCTCTACGAGCGAATCGATCTCACGAAGCCATGGAATGACCCGGCCAATGCGAATGTGTTTGAGACGCCGGTGGCCGTATACACTTGTCCCACTTCAAGGCTTGTTCGCGGCTATACGACGTACCTCGCAGTCGTCGGTCAAGACGTGTGTCTCCTGCCAACGGAATCGCGCAAGCTCTCCGACATCACCGACGACCACGCGAAGACGCTGATGGTAATCGAGGTCGACAAAGAACACAGCGTCCCTTGGATGGCTCCTACTGATGCTGATGAAAAAATGATACTGAGTTTGATGTCGTCCGACAGTTTCCCGCATCCCGGCGGCATGAACGCCGTGTTTGTGGACGGCCACGGCGCGTTCTTGCAAACGGATACGGAGGCGAAGAATCTCCGTGCGATGATTTCCATTGCTGGCCATGATGATGATGAAACTTTCGAAGAGGATTAA
- a CDS encoding DUF1559 domain-containing protein yields the protein MSTEPNADLPRWNKPANWWRALPLLAIFIVVGLLFAPVIRQLGHRESYSRAGCIVNLKQIALGLLNYESTYKEFPPAYTIDADGRPLHSWRTLILPYVEQQAL from the coding sequence ATGAGCACCGAGCCGAACGCCGACCTGCCGCGATGGAATAAGCCGGCGAACTGGTGGCGGGCATTGCCGTTGCTGGCGATTTTCATCGTGGTCGGCTTGCTATTTGCTCCCGTAATTCGCCAGCTTGGTCATCGAGAATCCTATAGCCGCGCTGGATGCATCGTGAATCTCAAGCAGATCGCACTCGGTCTCTTGAACTACGAAAGCACATATAAAGAATTCCCGCCGGCGTACACCATTGATGCGGACGGTAGGCCTCTGCACAGTTGGCGTACGTTGATTCTGCCATACGTGGAGCAACAAGCTTTGTAA